A single genomic interval of Zingiber officinale cultivar Zhangliang chromosome 4A, Zo_v1.1, whole genome shotgun sequence harbors:
- the LOC121972691 gene encoding uncharacterized protein LOC121972691 yields the protein MQLGTRFCCCLGGVAAGDEEGERTESLIRSSATRMRSRAQEMQEEIGGRCRSLMARIGRHHNRRRGPCDFGYDSVSYALNFDEGMEEDEEDAPVGGRCRYRNFASRLPDSPPPPAAAVVVAS from the coding sequence ATGCAATTGGGAACCCGCTTCTGCTGCTGCTTAGGCGGCGTCGCCGCCGGGGACGAGGAGGGCGAACGGACGGAGTCGTTGATCCGGTCATCTGCGACCCGGATGAGGTCGAGGGCGCAGGAGATGCAGGAGGAGATCGGGGGCAGGTGCCGCAGCCTGATGGCGCGGATCGGGCGACACCATAACCGGCGTCGGGGCCCCTGCGATTTTGGGTACGATTCGGTCAGCTACGCCCTCAACTTCGACGAAGGGATGGAGGAGGACGAGGAGGACGCCCCCGTCGGCGGTAGGTGCCGGTACAGGAACTTCGCTTCGCGCCTCCCCGACTCACCGCCGCCCCCCGCCGCCGCAGTTGTGGTGGCGTCTTGA